The DNA segment GAATGCCAAATTAGAAGATTGATGTTGAGGGAACTGACCAGAACAAATCTAATGATTTTTTGGAACGATAATGTGCGTTTACGAACAGCGAATGTCCGGTATCGGACAGGATTATTCGTAAATTTTCAATATTTTTTTTAGCTGGATCCGGCCAACATGCATCCTTGTTTTTACGGTTCCCATCGGAACACCGGCTTGCTTTGCAATTTCCCAATATTTATAGCCATCAGTATACATTTTAAAAGGCAGCTGAAGATCTTTAGGTAGCTTGGATAAGGCTGTTTTAATGTCGTCATTAATAAACTTTGACTCCGCTGCATTTTCAGTGTGATTTGAATACAAAGAGGAATCAGCGGCATCTTCATTAGGATCGAATATGGTCCGGTTAAGTGCTATTTTTCGGTAATTGTTGATGTAATTGTTCTTCATGATAACAAATAACCAGGCTTTCATGCTGGTTCCGGTTCTAAACTTCTGCCAAAACCTCAATGCCTTGATCAAGGTATCCTGAACCAAATCATTGATCTCCTGATAATCAGAACTGAACTTTCGTGCAAATTTTCTTAACGAAGAGATTTCTGCAATCAGCAGGTTGTTGAATTCGGAAGTTGTTATTGGATTTACCGGGGTCAAACGGGCTTGGGTTGATATCGGGGAAACGCTGGATGATTCTGTCATATGCTTATTTTAGATAAATATTTGTTCTGGTTTAGCTTGTGGGCTGTGCTATAAAGTTCAGCTAAAATGAAAATCATAAACATGATGCAGATCAGTTTAATAGGTGACCTGTGTCAGTAAAGGCGATGATGTGGGTCATAGCTTCCCGGAAACCTATTCAGGATATTTGATGTGGTTAATCTTTTAATTAGTCGTCGAGATCATATGAAAACAATAGTTTTATTAACAGACTTTTCCGAAAGTGGCAATCATGCCGTGGAGTACGGTTATCATCTGGCAAAGTTTTTACAGTTAGACGTCCTTTTATGCAATGCCATTTTTGTTCCGGTTCCGGCTGCCGAGGCGGGAGGCTTCGTCTGGTCAACGAATGGATTTGACGGGCTGATTGAAGATAGTAATGAAGAGTTGAAGCGCTTAAAGAAACATTTTGAACATACCGATCATTCCAGTGGCTTTCATCCGCAGATCAGTTGTGTCAATCAAACGGGTAGGCTGACAGATGTACTGGAAAATGTAATGGGTATCTGTGACGCAGAGATGGTGGTCATGGGAACTCACCGCAAAGGTCTTGGACATTTTCTGCTGGAAAATAATACCAGAAACATGATCAATTCTGCAACTTGTCCGCTTTTGCTTGTTCCACCTGTGGCCAGCATGAGTAAAGTAAAGAAAATCGCCTATGCCACTGATTTTAGCTATCCCGAGCAGGATGCGAAAGTCATTGCTCAGCTTGTTCCTTTGGCCAGCGCATTCGGAGCCGAGATCCTGGTCACCAAAGTACATACACTTCATGAGGAAAGAGCGGATCACAGGAATGGGGTCAATACCATCCTTACAAAAGTTAAAACCCAGACCAGCTACCCGGATATTTTCTACAAACCTATAGAAAATGAACAGGTAGGAACTGGGCTAAGTTTGTGCTGTGAAGCGGAGAAGGTCGACTTACTGGTGATGGTACATCGTTCACACGACTTCGTCGATGTTATTTTAAAAGGCAGCGATACCCAAAAAATGGCGAAACATACCAGCATTCCATTGCTTGTCTTACCAGATGCTAATGGTAAAAATTAGTAATGTTTTTTATGAAATTGGAAAAACATTACTAACGGACGCTAATCTTTGACGGAGACTTTTGTTGGTTTTATAGTATATATTTTGGTGCTGCTTGATGCTGATCCCATTGCATTTATTTGCATTGCTTTATAATATATTCTGTAATTCCGGTCAAAGACTTGATTTAGTACGGTAGAATCTACATTGTTCCAGTGTAGGCCCGCGCCCCCATCAATGGCCTTTTTTTGCATTTTCATGGCAAATTCTGCACCTGATTTATTTTGGAACTTATAGTCTATCTGCTTCGCAGAAAGCGTAGATTGTATAATAAAGTATCTATTGTTATCCTTCCAGTTAATATTTGAATTTTGCACCAATCTATCTATTTCGTCGTTATTTATACTTTCTGATAGTCCCTGACCTATTTTTGTAGAAACTGAAACTTCCTTATTATAATTGGCTTTGATTGTAGTGTCGGTCGGATTAAGAAATAGAAACTTTAAAAAACCTCCACCTTTCTTAAATTTCTTCTGATAAGTTGTTGGTAAGAAAACGAAACCTGTATCAAACCTGGAGGGTTTTAGCGTGGTAACTTCCCATGGAATATCTTCCCCATCC comes from the Pedobacter sp. FW305-3-2-15-E-R2A2 genome and includes:
- a CDS encoding RNA polymerase sigma factor, giving the protein MTESSSVSPISTQARLTPVNPITTSEFNNLLIAEISSLRKFARKFSSDYQEINDLVQDTLIKALRFWQKFRTGTSMKAWLFVIMKNNYINNYRKIALNRTIFDPNEDAADSSLYSNHTENAAESKFINDDIKTALSKLPKDLQLPFKMYTDGYKYWEIAKQAGVPMGTVKTRMHVGRIQLKKILKIYE
- a CDS encoding universal stress protein, which produces MKTIVLLTDFSESGNHAVEYGYHLAKFLQLDVLLCNAIFVPVPAAEAGGFVWSTNGFDGLIEDSNEELKRLKKHFEHTDHSSGFHPQISCVNQTGRLTDVLENVMGICDAEMVVMGTHRKGLGHFLLENNTRNMINSATCPLLLVPPVASMSKVKKIAYATDFSYPEQDAKVIAQLVPLASAFGAEILVTKVHTLHEERADHRNGVNTILTKVKTQTSYPDIFYKPIENEQVGTGLSLCCEAEKVDLLVMVHRSHDFVDVILKGSDTQKMAKHTSIPLLVLPDANGKN